One region of Salvia miltiorrhiza cultivar Shanhuang (shh) chromosome 3, IMPLAD_Smil_shh, whole genome shotgun sequence genomic DNA includes:
- the LOC131016246 gene encoding ent-copalyl diphosphate synthase, chloroplastic isoform X2 translates to MPLASNPVAFLPSSTAHGDLPAAAFSRSSAGCLQLCRPLTPTSSLQCNAISRPRTEEYIDVIQNGLPVIKWHEIVEDDAEKDSPKDKVGELRDAVRSMLRSMGDGEISISPYDTAWVALVADADGDRPQFPSSLHWISTNQLADGSWGDHATFSIFDRIINTLACVVALTSWDLHPDKTHKGILFIKKNIHRLEEENVEHMPIGFEVALPSLIDIAKQLQIDIPSDTRGLREIYARREIKLKKIPSDILHQMPTTLLHSLEGMPGLMWQKLLKLQSEDGSFLFSPSSTAFALQQTKDHNCLKYLTNHLIKFKGGVPNVYPVDLFEHLWAVDRLQRLGVSRYFQPEIEECVAYVYRYWTEKGICWARNSEIQDIDDTAMGFRLLRLHGYEVSADVFKHFESGGEFFCFKGQSTQAVTGMYNLYRAAQLIFPGENILEDAATFSAKFLQQKRANNELLDKWIITKDLPGEVGYALDVPWYASLPRVETRFYLEQYGGEDDVWIGKTLYRMPYVNNNKYLELAKLDYNNCQALHQQEWKDIQKWYRNSSLGEFGLSEGSLVQAYYVAAASIFEPQKSQERLAWAKTAILMQTITSHFHHSAEQKRVFLHEFQHATGGRYKTTRTLVGTLLRTLNQLSLDILLAHGCHIHQPLKNAWHKWIKTWEGGGGGAELLVQTLNLCGGGRRNRWESEELLSSHPKYEQLLKATVGVCDKLRRFQHRKDCNGCMGSDGGIRTLDIEAEMQELVKLVVTKSPGDLDSEIKQNFFMIARSYYYAAYCNPGTINFHIAKVLFERVQ, encoded by the exons ATGCCTCTCGCTTCCAATCCCGTCGCCTTCCTCCCATCCTCCACCGCCCACGGCGACCTTCCGGCGGCCGCCTTCTCTCGCTCCTCCGCCG GCTGTCTTCAACTTTGCAGACCACTTACTCCCACTTCTTCTCTTCAATGCAATGCAATCTCCAGACCTCGTACAGAAG AGTACATAGATGTGATTCAGAATGGTTTGCCAGTGATAAAGTGGCACGAGATTGTGGAAGATGACGCAGAAAAAGATTCTCCCAAG GATAAGGTCGGGGAGCTGCGCGACGCGGTCCGGTCGATGCTGCGCTCCATGGGCGACGGCGAGATCAGCATCTCGCCGTACGACACCGCCTGGGTGGCGCTGGTGGCGGACGCGGACGGGGACCGCCCCCAGTTCCCCTCCAGCCTCCACTGGATCTCCACCAACCAGCTCGCCGACGGCTCCTGGGGCGATCATGCAACCTTCTCGATTTTCGACAGGATCATCAACACGCTCGCCTGCGTCGTAGCCTTGACATCTTGGGACCTACATCCCGACAAAACCCACAAAG gGATTTTATTCATCAAGAAGAATATACATAGGCTGGAGGAAGAGAACGTGGAGCATATGCCGATTGGATTCGAGGTGGCGCTGCCATCACTCATTGATATAGCAAAGCAACTCCAAATCGACATCCCTAGTGACACAAGAGGGTTGAGAGAGATCTACGCACGAAGAGAGATAAAGCTCAAAAA GATACCAAGCGACATACTGCaccaaatgcccacaacattGCTGCATAGCTTGGAAGGAATGCCAGGCCTAATGTGGCAAAAGCTTTTGAAATTGCAAAGTGAAGATGGCTCCTTTCTTTTCTCTCCTTCTTCCACTGCTTTTGCTCTCCAACAAACCAAAGATCATAATTGCCTCAAATATTTGACCAACCACCTCATCAAATTTAAGGGGGgag TTCCAAATGTGTACCCTGTGGACTTGTTCGAGCATCTATGGGCAGTAGACAGGCTGCAAAGACTTGGAGTCTCACGTTATTTTCAGCCAGAGATCGAGGAATGTGTCGCATATGTTTACAG GTACTGGACAGAAAAAGGGATCTGCTGGGCGAGGAATTCAGAAATTCAGGACATTGACGACACGGCCATGGGATTCAGGCTGCTGAGGTTGCATGGATACGAGGTTTCTGCcg ATGTGTTCAAACATTTCGAGAGCGGTGGAGAGTTCTTCTGCTTCAAGGGGCAGTCGACGCAGGCGGTCACCGGAATGTACAATCTTTACAGAGCAGCTCAGTTGATTTTCCCGGGAGAGAACATTCTAGAAGATGCAGCTACTTTCTCTGCTAAATTCTTGCAACAAAAGAGAGCTAATAATGAGCTCTTGGATAAGTGGATCATTACCAAAGACCTTCCCGGCGAG GTGGGATATGCACTAGATGTTCCTTGGTACGCCAGCCTACCTCGTGTTGAAACAAGATTTTATCTAGAACAGTACGGCGGTGAAGATGATGTTTGGATTGGCAAAACCTTATACAG GATGCCATATGTGAACAACAACAAATATCTGGAGCTGGCGAAACTGGACTATAACAATTGCCAGGCGTTACACCAACAAGAGTGGAAAGACATCCAAAA ATGGTACCGAAATTCCAGTTTGGGGGAGTTTGGGTTAAGTGAAGGAAGCCTTGTACAAGCATACTACGTTGCTGCGGCGTCAATTTTTGAGCCACAAAAATCACAAGAGCGTCTCGCTTGGGCCAAGACCGCCATTTTAATGCAAACTATTACGTCGCATTTCCACCACTCGGCCGAGCAAAAGCGTGTTTTCCTCCACGAATTCCAACACGCCACCGGAGGAAG GTACAAGACAACAAGGACTTTGGTGGGGACATTACTCAGAACCCTAAATCAGCTTTCATTGGATATATTGTTGGCACACGGCTGCCACATTCATCAACCGTTGAAAAATGCA TGGCACAAGTGGATCAAGACTTGggaaggaggcggcggcggagctgAGCTATTGGTGCAGACGCTAAACCTATGCGGCGGGGGGAGGCGCAACCGTTGGGAGTCGGAGGAGCTACTTTCGTCGCATCCCAAATACGAGCAGCTGTTGAAGGCCACCGTTGGTGTCTGTGATAAGCTTCGTCGGTTTCAACACCGAAAG GATTGCAATGGATGCATGGGTAGCGACGGAGGGATTAGAACGTTGGACATAGAAGCGGAGATGCAAGAATTAGTGAAATTAGTTGTGACAAAATCCCCAGGTGATTTAGATTCCGAAATTAAGCAAAACTTTTTTATGATTGCTAGAAGTTACTATTACGCAGCTTATTGTAATCCAGGAACTATCAATTTCCATATTGCAAAAGTACTCTTTGAAAGAGTACAATGA
- the LOC131016246 gene encoding ent-copalyl diphosphate synthase, chloroplastic isoform X1: MPLASNPVAFLPSSTAHGDLPAAAFSRSSAGCLQLCRPLTPTSSLQCNAISRPRTEEYIDVIQNGLPVIKWHEIVEDDAEKDSPKVRLSILFCFSCSHTYIYLVTISISISKDKVGELRDAVRSMLRSMGDGEISISPYDTAWVALVADADGDRPQFPSSLHWISTNQLADGSWGDHATFSIFDRIINTLACVVALTSWDLHPDKTHKGILFIKKNIHRLEEENVEHMPIGFEVALPSLIDIAKQLQIDIPSDTRGLREIYARREIKLKKIPSDILHQMPTTLLHSLEGMPGLMWQKLLKLQSEDGSFLFSPSSTAFALQQTKDHNCLKYLTNHLIKFKGGVPNVYPVDLFEHLWAVDRLQRLGVSRYFQPEIEECVAYVYRYWTEKGICWARNSEIQDIDDTAMGFRLLRLHGYEVSADVFKHFESGGEFFCFKGQSTQAVTGMYNLYRAAQLIFPGENILEDAATFSAKFLQQKRANNELLDKWIITKDLPGEVGYALDVPWYASLPRVETRFYLEQYGGEDDVWIGKTLYRMPYVNNNKYLELAKLDYNNCQALHQQEWKDIQKWYRNSSLGEFGLSEGSLVQAYYVAAASIFEPQKSQERLAWAKTAILMQTITSHFHHSAEQKRVFLHEFQHATGGRYKTTRTLVGTLLRTLNQLSLDILLAHGCHIHQPLKNAWHKWIKTWEGGGGGAELLVQTLNLCGGGRRNRWESEELLSSHPKYEQLLKATVGVCDKLRRFQHRKDCNGCMGSDGGIRTLDIEAEMQELVKLVVTKSPGDLDSEIKQNFFMIARSYYYAAYCNPGTINFHIAKVLFERVQ; this comes from the exons ATGCCTCTCGCTTCCAATCCCGTCGCCTTCCTCCCATCCTCCACCGCCCACGGCGACCTTCCGGCGGCCGCCTTCTCTCGCTCCTCCGCCG GCTGTCTTCAACTTTGCAGACCACTTACTCCCACTTCTTCTCTTCAATGCAATGCAATCTCCAGACCTCGTACAGAAG AGTACATAGATGTGATTCAGAATGGTTTGCCAGTGATAAAGTGGCACGAGATTGTGGAAGATGACGCAGAAAAAGATTCTCCCAAGGTGCGTTTATCAATTCTTTTTTGCTTCTCCTgttcacacacatacatatatttaGTAActatttctatttctatttctaAGGATAAGGTCGGGGAGCTGCGCGACGCGGTCCGGTCGATGCTGCGCTCCATGGGCGACGGCGAGATCAGCATCTCGCCGTACGACACCGCCTGGGTGGCGCTGGTGGCGGACGCGGACGGGGACCGCCCCCAGTTCCCCTCCAGCCTCCACTGGATCTCCACCAACCAGCTCGCCGACGGCTCCTGGGGCGATCATGCAACCTTCTCGATTTTCGACAGGATCATCAACACGCTCGCCTGCGTCGTAGCCTTGACATCTTGGGACCTACATCCCGACAAAACCCACAAAG gGATTTTATTCATCAAGAAGAATATACATAGGCTGGAGGAAGAGAACGTGGAGCATATGCCGATTGGATTCGAGGTGGCGCTGCCATCACTCATTGATATAGCAAAGCAACTCCAAATCGACATCCCTAGTGACACAAGAGGGTTGAGAGAGATCTACGCACGAAGAGAGATAAAGCTCAAAAA GATACCAAGCGACATACTGCaccaaatgcccacaacattGCTGCATAGCTTGGAAGGAATGCCAGGCCTAATGTGGCAAAAGCTTTTGAAATTGCAAAGTGAAGATGGCTCCTTTCTTTTCTCTCCTTCTTCCACTGCTTTTGCTCTCCAACAAACCAAAGATCATAATTGCCTCAAATATTTGACCAACCACCTCATCAAATTTAAGGGGGgag TTCCAAATGTGTACCCTGTGGACTTGTTCGAGCATCTATGGGCAGTAGACAGGCTGCAAAGACTTGGAGTCTCACGTTATTTTCAGCCAGAGATCGAGGAATGTGTCGCATATGTTTACAG GTACTGGACAGAAAAAGGGATCTGCTGGGCGAGGAATTCAGAAATTCAGGACATTGACGACACGGCCATGGGATTCAGGCTGCTGAGGTTGCATGGATACGAGGTTTCTGCcg ATGTGTTCAAACATTTCGAGAGCGGTGGAGAGTTCTTCTGCTTCAAGGGGCAGTCGACGCAGGCGGTCACCGGAATGTACAATCTTTACAGAGCAGCTCAGTTGATTTTCCCGGGAGAGAACATTCTAGAAGATGCAGCTACTTTCTCTGCTAAATTCTTGCAACAAAAGAGAGCTAATAATGAGCTCTTGGATAAGTGGATCATTACCAAAGACCTTCCCGGCGAG GTGGGATATGCACTAGATGTTCCTTGGTACGCCAGCCTACCTCGTGTTGAAACAAGATTTTATCTAGAACAGTACGGCGGTGAAGATGATGTTTGGATTGGCAAAACCTTATACAG GATGCCATATGTGAACAACAACAAATATCTGGAGCTGGCGAAACTGGACTATAACAATTGCCAGGCGTTACACCAACAAGAGTGGAAAGACATCCAAAA ATGGTACCGAAATTCCAGTTTGGGGGAGTTTGGGTTAAGTGAAGGAAGCCTTGTACAAGCATACTACGTTGCTGCGGCGTCAATTTTTGAGCCACAAAAATCACAAGAGCGTCTCGCTTGGGCCAAGACCGCCATTTTAATGCAAACTATTACGTCGCATTTCCACCACTCGGCCGAGCAAAAGCGTGTTTTCCTCCACGAATTCCAACACGCCACCGGAGGAAG GTACAAGACAACAAGGACTTTGGTGGGGACATTACTCAGAACCCTAAATCAGCTTTCATTGGATATATTGTTGGCACACGGCTGCCACATTCATCAACCGTTGAAAAATGCA TGGCACAAGTGGATCAAGACTTGggaaggaggcggcggcggagctgAGCTATTGGTGCAGACGCTAAACCTATGCGGCGGGGGGAGGCGCAACCGTTGGGAGTCGGAGGAGCTACTTTCGTCGCATCCCAAATACGAGCAGCTGTTGAAGGCCACCGTTGGTGTCTGTGATAAGCTTCGTCGGTTTCAACACCGAAAG GATTGCAATGGATGCATGGGTAGCGACGGAGGGATTAGAACGTTGGACATAGAAGCGGAGATGCAAGAATTAGTGAAATTAGTTGTGACAAAATCCCCAGGTGATTTAGATTCCGAAATTAAGCAAAACTTTTTTATGATTGCTAGAAGTTACTATTACGCAGCTTATTGTAATCCAGGAACTATCAATTTCCATATTGCAAAAGTACTCTTTGAAAGAGTACAATGA